One Mesoplodon densirostris isolate mMesDen1 chromosome X, mMesDen1 primary haplotype, whole genome shotgun sequence genomic region harbors:
- the LOC132482369 gene encoding transcription factor SPT20 homolog: protein MQQSLERALDRAEYVIASAQQRPPKRQYSSNGEKSLYEKLYDIYVEECEKEPGVMEELSNVNLLEKLLRRESLPCLVVNLYPGKEGYSLMLKGENGSSEETIRLPYEEGELLKYLDAEELPPVLVDFLEKSHVNVFHRGCVIAEIRDYRQSSDREPPHYQSRHILLRPTMQTSACDVEAIASDNQNGTQEDKLLLESQLILATAEPLCLDPSVSVVCTENRLLDNKQKLNTRPMKRGFKRYSMASLNRQQELSHCPPPPELRALTSCKKIRESKTGGNYGLKTFKAGTCVDMWKQTPCDLAVPSEVDVEKYAKGKKSVKYDDSQSTVWPVHEVQDGSVFGCEEGSQSQTTKLTLQSLNDPLISGKRSSHKQVTRERQLSPPQSSTDNHSCSFMPGPKTDVGRVVSQSKELVQKSAQRPVQVSHSSGDSAGLRQPSPGKEPEQPKTGSVQSSVPDKGTKHPPPPITLPLKSGRSSSGDSFTSQQASSSHKSPSPAPAPKPPSPSQKFSAEVNRVSLLPATALSTEGSSQRTQVLARSSGLKIRVVYADKGRQASGRGSKPMQDSTTGSTAPAGIMIKTGQQPAGAQPPNVLPAAAPAPSQGGVQFIVKKASSLRPLGLLQLPPDSLTLNTQQQAQEQPQQQCFYHLIPQQLQQPTTWHPQQPVPQAPAQGSVSQTTDLPAQQATAINLNEVEGFLQPQVVAVRNLAALSGCDNSNSPDSSAPST from the exons ATGCAACAATCTCTAGAAAGAGCTTTGGATCGTGCAGAGTATGTCATTGCAAGTGCCCAACAGAGACCTCCAAAAAGGCAATACTCATCTAATGGGGAAAAGTCTCTGTATGAAAAACTTTATGACATTTATGTTGAAGAATGTGAAAAGGAGCCTGGGGTTATGGAGGAATTAAGCAATGTGAACCTGTTAGAGAAACTTCTTAGGAGAGAGTCGTTGCCGTGTTTGGTGGTCAACCTGTACCCAGGAAAGGAGGGCTATTCGCTGATGCTCAAGGGGGAAAATGGATCATCTGAAGAGACCATTCGACTGCCCTATGAAGAAGGGGAATTGCTCAAATACTTGGATGCAGAAGAATTACCTCCTGTTTTGGTGGATTTCCTGGAAAAGTCTCACGTTAACGTTTTTCATCGTGGGTGTGTCATAGCAGAAATACGGGACTACAGGCAGTCCAGTGACAGGGAACCTCCCCATTACCAAAGCAGGCATATTCTCTTACGTCCCACGATGCAGACTTCAGCCTGCGATGTAGAGGCCATAGCCAGCGATAATCAGAATGGGACCCAGGAGGACAAACTTCTGCTTGAGAGCCAACTGATCTTAGCTACAGCTGAACCACTGTGTCTAGACCCTTCTGTGTCAGTAGTCTGCACTGAAAACAGACTGCTCGataacaaacaaaagctgaacaCTCGTCCCATGAAAAGGGGCTTCAAGAGGTACTCTATGGCCTCTCTGAATCGGCAGCAGGAGCTGTCTCATTGTCCACCTCCTCCTGAGCTAAGAGCCCTGACTTCCtgcaaaaaaataagagaaagtaaaACAGGTGGGAATTACGGCCTCAAAACTTTTAAAGCAGGAACTTGTGTAGATATGTGGAAACAGACACCCTGTGACCTGGCTGTACCTTCTGAAGTGGACGTGGAGAAATATGCTAAAGGGAAGAAATCTGTCAAATATGATGACTCACAATCAACAGTCTGGCCAGTGCACGAAGTACAAGATGGTTCTGTATTTGGGTGTGAAGAGGGCAGTCAGTCCCAGACAACAAAGCTGACCTTGCAGTCGCTTAATGATCCACTTATTTCTGGAAAAAGAAGCTCCCATAAACAAGTCACACGTGAGAGACAGCTGTCTCCCCCGCAGTCCTCCACAGATAACCATTCCTGTAGTTTCATGCCAGGGCCAAAGACTGATGTGGGAAGGGTGGTCAGTCAGTCCAAGGAATTGGTCCAAAAGAGCGCCCAGCGTCCAGTGCAGGTATCACACAGTTCCGGTGACTCAGCTGGTCTCAGGCAACCTTCTCCAGGGAAAGAACCAGAACAGCCTAAGACTGGGTCGGTTCAGTCTTCAGTGCCGGACAAGGGAACCAAACATCCACCTCCACCCATCACACTTCCCTTGAAGTCAGGAAGGAGCTCCAgtggtgacagtttcacttcACAGCAGGCAAGCAGCTCTCATAAATCTCcatctcctgcccctgcccctaaGCCACCAAGTCCTTCCCAGAAATTCTCTGCGGAGGTGAATCGAGTTAGCTTGCTTCCTGCCACAGCCCTGTCCACTGAGGGCTCATCACAAAGGACCCAAGTTTTGGCCAGATCATCTGGCCTGAAGATCAGAGTGGTGTACGCTGATAAAGGACGCCAGGCCTCGGGGAGAGGCTCCAAGCCCATGCAGGACTCTACCACTGGGTCCACAGCTCCTGCAGGAATCAT GATCAAGACTGGCCAGCAGCCTGCAGGCGCTCAGCCACCAAATGTGCTGCCTGCTGCAGCACCGGCTCCTTCTCAAGGAGGTGTTCAATTTATTGTTAAAAAAGCTTCCAGTCTCAGGCCCTTAGGTCTACTCCAGCTTCCACCAGACTCACTCACTTTGAACACCCAGCAGCAGGCCCAGGAGCAGCCACAGCAGCAGTGCTTCTACCACCTGATTCCACAGCAACTTCAACAACCCACAACTTGGCATCCTCAGCAGCCAGTGCCACAGGCTCCTGCACAAGGTTCAGTCAGTCAGACAACGGACTTACCTGCTCAGCAAGCAACGGCCATTAACCTCAATGAAGTGGAGGGTTTTCTGCAGCCCCAGGTAGTTG CAGTTCGGAATCTTGCAGCGCTTAGTGGCTGTGACAACAGTAACAGCCCAGACAGCTCAGCCCCCTCCACCTAG